The following coding sequences lie in one Rutidosis leptorrhynchoides isolate AG116_Rl617_1_P2 chromosome 6, CSIRO_AGI_Rlap_v1, whole genome shotgun sequence genomic window:
- the LOC139854561 gene encoding uncharacterized protein, with protein MPKSVTFFVNVSQHVNDPTLVLLPFDEGLLPVKYLGMPLVSSQLFNRDCKVLVDSVKNRVGYWKNKFLSFAGRVQLIISKLSSMQNYWKSVFILTCTIIKEIEAVMRGFFMVPK; from the coding sequence ATGCCTAAAAGTGTCACATTCTTTGTTAATGTGTCACAACATGTGAACGATCCAACTTTGGTTCTTCTTCCATTTGACGAAGGTTTGTTGCCGGTTAAATACTTGGGTATGCCTTTGGTGTCATCTCAGTTATTTAACAGAGATTGTAAGGTGCTTGTGGATAGTGTTAAAAACAGAGTTGGTTATTGGAAGAATAAATTTCTTTCATTTGCAGGGCGTGTCCAGCTCATTATTTCTAAATTATCCTCTATGCAAAATTATTGGAAATCTGTATTTATTTTGACTTGCACCATCATAAAGGAGATCGAAGCGGTTATGAGGGGTTTTTTTATGGTGCCAAAGTGA